One window of Alosa sapidissima isolate fAloSap1 chromosome 21, fAloSap1.pri, whole genome shotgun sequence genomic DNA carries:
- the matn1 gene encoding cartilage matrix protein isoform X1 has translation MAPGWLQVVCLLLLGMRAAQGTTMDMQNAAAMAAGLCNTRPTDLVFIVDSSRSVRPSEFEQVKVFLAKVIEGLDVRPDATRVGVVNYASRVKNEISLKATRTKAALTKAVSKIEPLSTGTMTGLAIQFALNVAFSEAEGARVKSQGVSKVAIIVTDGRPQDNVREVAARARDAGIEIFAIGVGRVDMNTLKQMASEPLEEHTDYVESYSLIEKLTKKFQEAFCAVSDLCATGDHDCEQVCISTPGSFKCACHDGHTLKEDGRTCSACSNSATDVVFLIDGSKSVRPENFELVKKWINQIVDKLDVAEKGAHVGLVQYSSTVRQEFPLGRFNNKKDLKEAVKKMDYMERGTMTGQALNFIVENSFTVNQGARPGVAKVGIVFTDGRSQDYIGDAARKAKENGFKMYAVGVGNAVEDELREIASEPIADHYFYTADFKAMTQIAKKLQINVCPEENPCECDSIVKFQKKVEDALQALTKKLESVTKRIAALENKIV, from the exons ATGGCTCCTGGATGGTTGCAGGTCGTGTGTCTGCTGCTCCTCGGCATGAGGGCAGCCCAGGGAACAACCATGGACATGCAGAACGCCGCCGCTATGG CGGCGGGTCTGTGCAATACTCGCCCTACTGACCTGGTGTTCATCGTGGACAGCTCCCGTAGCGTTCGTCCTTCTGAGTTTGAGCAGGTCAAGGTCTTCCTGGCTAAAGTCATTGAGGGACTGGATGTGAGGCCAGATGCCACACGCGTGGGAGTGGTCAACTACGCCAGCCGCGTGAAGAACGAGATATCTCTCAAGGCCACCCGCACTAAGGCTGCCCTGACTAAGGCCGTCAGCAAGATCGAGCCACTGTCCACTGGCACCATGACCGGACTGGCCATCCAGTTTGCCCTTAATGTGGCCTTCAGTGAGGCTGAGGGAGCACGTGTCAAGAGTCAAGGAGTTAGCAAG GTGGCCATTATTGTGACAGACGGACGGCCACAGGATAACGTACGCGAGGTGGCAGCACGAGCACGAGATGCCGGCATCGAGATCTTTGCTATTGGTGTGGGTCGTGTGGACATGAACACACTGAAGCAGATGGCCAGCGAGCCTCTGGAAGAGCACACCGACTACGTGGAGAGCTACAGCCTCATCGAGAAACTCACCAAGAAGTTCCAGGAAGCCTTCTGCg CAGTCTCAGACCTGTGTGCTACTGGTGATCATGACTGCGAACAGGTGTGCATCAGTACACCTGGATCATTCAAATGCGCCTGCCACGATGGCCACACCCTGAAGGAGGATGGGAGAACCTGCAGTG CCTGCAGTAACTCTGCAACTGACGTTGTGTTCCTGATCGATGGCTCCAAGAGTGTGCGACCAGAGAACTTTGAGCTGGTGAAGAAATGGATCAACCAGATCGTGGACAAGCTGGACGTGGCCGAAAAAGGCGCCCATGTGGGGTTGGTGCAGTACTCCAGCACCGTCCGACAGGAGTTCCCTCTGGGTCgcttcaacaacaaaaaagacctGAAAGAAGCGGTCAAGAAGATGGATTACATGGAGCGTGGAACTATGACTGGACAG GCCCTGAACTTCATCGTGGAGAACAGCTTCACTGTCAACCAGGGGGCCCGTCCGGGTGTAGCCAAAGTGGGCATCGTCTTCACTGATGGCCGCTCTCAGGATTACATCGGCGATGCTGCGCGGAAGGCTAAAGAGAACG GATTTAAGATGTATGCAGTGGGTGTGGGCAATGCGGTGGAGGATGAGCTGAGGGAGATTGCCTCAGAGCCCATTGCTGACCACTACTTCTACACGGCTGACTTCAAAGCCATGACGCAAATAGCCAAGAAGCTGCAAATCAACGTTTGCCCAG AGGAGAATCCCTGTGAATGTGACTCCATCGTTAAGTTCCAGAAAAAAGTAGAAGATGCTTTACAGGCATTAACGAAAAAAT TGGAGAGTGTGACAAAGAGGATCGCTGCATTGGAGAACAAGATTGTCTGA
- the matn1 gene encoding cartilage matrix protein isoform X3, with product MAPGWLQVVCLLLLGMRAAQGTTMDMQNAAAMAAGLCNTRPTDLVFIVDSSRSVRPSEFEQVKVFLAKVIEGLDVRPDATRVGVVNYASRVKNEISLKATRTKAALTKAVSKIEPLSTGTMTGLAIQFALNVAFSEAEGARVKSQGVSKVAIIVTDGRPQDNVREVAARARDAGIEIFAIGVGRVDMNTLKQMASEPLEEHTDYVESYSLIEKLTKKFQEAFCACSNSATDVVFLIDGSKSVRPENFELVKKWINQIVDKLDVAEKGAHVGLVQYSSTVRQEFPLGRFNNKKDLKEAVKKMDYMERGTMTGQALNFIVENSFTVNQGARPGVAKVGIVFTDGRSQDYIGDAARKAKENGFKMYAVGVGNAVEDELREIASEPIADHYFYTADFKAMTQIAKKLQINVCPEENPCECDSIVKFQKKVEDALQALTKKLESVTKRIAALENKIV from the exons ATGGCTCCTGGATGGTTGCAGGTCGTGTGTCTGCTGCTCCTCGGCATGAGGGCAGCCCAGGGAACAACCATGGACATGCAGAACGCCGCCGCTATGG CGGCGGGTCTGTGCAATACTCGCCCTACTGACCTGGTGTTCATCGTGGACAGCTCCCGTAGCGTTCGTCCTTCTGAGTTTGAGCAGGTCAAGGTCTTCCTGGCTAAAGTCATTGAGGGACTGGATGTGAGGCCAGATGCCACACGCGTGGGAGTGGTCAACTACGCCAGCCGCGTGAAGAACGAGATATCTCTCAAGGCCACCCGCACTAAGGCTGCCCTGACTAAGGCCGTCAGCAAGATCGAGCCACTGTCCACTGGCACCATGACCGGACTGGCCATCCAGTTTGCCCTTAATGTGGCCTTCAGTGAGGCTGAGGGAGCACGTGTCAAGAGTCAAGGAGTTAGCAAG GTGGCCATTATTGTGACAGACGGACGGCCACAGGATAACGTACGCGAGGTGGCAGCACGAGCACGAGATGCCGGCATCGAGATCTTTGCTATTGGTGTGGGTCGTGTGGACATGAACACACTGAAGCAGATGGCCAGCGAGCCTCTGGAAGAGCACACCGACTACGTGGAGAGCTACAGCCTCATCGAGAAACTCACCAAGAAGTTCCAGGAAGCCTTCTGCg CCTGCAGTAACTCTGCAACTGACGTTGTGTTCCTGATCGATGGCTCCAAGAGTGTGCGACCAGAGAACTTTGAGCTGGTGAAGAAATGGATCAACCAGATCGTGGACAAGCTGGACGTGGCCGAAAAAGGCGCCCATGTGGGGTTGGTGCAGTACTCCAGCACCGTCCGACAGGAGTTCCCTCTGGGTCgcttcaacaacaaaaaagacctGAAAGAAGCGGTCAAGAAGATGGATTACATGGAGCGTGGAACTATGACTGGACAG GCCCTGAACTTCATCGTGGAGAACAGCTTCACTGTCAACCAGGGGGCCCGTCCGGGTGTAGCCAAAGTGGGCATCGTCTTCACTGATGGCCGCTCTCAGGATTACATCGGCGATGCTGCGCGGAAGGCTAAAGAGAACG GATTTAAGATGTATGCAGTGGGTGTGGGCAATGCGGTGGAGGATGAGCTGAGGGAGATTGCCTCAGAGCCCATTGCTGACCACTACTTCTACACGGCTGACTTCAAAGCCATGACGCAAATAGCCAAGAAGCTGCAAATCAACGTTTGCCCAG AGGAGAATCCCTGTGAATGTGACTCCATCGTTAAGTTCCAGAAAAAAGTAGAAGATGCTTTACAGGCATTAACGAAAAAAT TGGAGAGTGTGACAAAGAGGATCGCTGCATTGGAGAACAAGATTGTCTGA
- the matn1 gene encoding cartilage matrix protein isoform X2: MAPGWLQVVCLLLLGMRAAQGTTMDMQNAAAMAAGLCNTRPTDLVFIVDSSRSVRPSEFEQVKVFLAKVIEGLDVRPDATRVGVVNYASRVKNEISLKATRTKAALTKAVSKIEPLSTGTMTGLAIQFALNVAFSEAEGARVKSQGVSKVAIIVTDGRPQDNVREVAARARDAGIEIFAIGVGRVDMNTLKQMASEPLEEHTDYVESYSLIEKLTKKFQEAFCVSDLCATGDHDCEQVCISTPGSFKCACHDGHTLKEDGRTCSACSNSATDVVFLIDGSKSVRPENFELVKKWINQIVDKLDVAEKGAHVGLVQYSSTVRQEFPLGRFNNKKDLKEAVKKMDYMERGTMTGQALNFIVENSFTVNQGARPGVAKVGIVFTDGRSQDYIGDAARKAKENGFKMYAVGVGNAVEDELREIASEPIADHYFYTADFKAMTQIAKKLQINVCPEENPCECDSIVKFQKKVEDALQALTKKLESVTKRIAALENKIV; encoded by the exons ATGGCTCCTGGATGGTTGCAGGTCGTGTGTCTGCTGCTCCTCGGCATGAGGGCAGCCCAGGGAACAACCATGGACATGCAGAACGCCGCCGCTATGG CGGCGGGTCTGTGCAATACTCGCCCTACTGACCTGGTGTTCATCGTGGACAGCTCCCGTAGCGTTCGTCCTTCTGAGTTTGAGCAGGTCAAGGTCTTCCTGGCTAAAGTCATTGAGGGACTGGATGTGAGGCCAGATGCCACACGCGTGGGAGTGGTCAACTACGCCAGCCGCGTGAAGAACGAGATATCTCTCAAGGCCACCCGCACTAAGGCTGCCCTGACTAAGGCCGTCAGCAAGATCGAGCCACTGTCCACTGGCACCATGACCGGACTGGCCATCCAGTTTGCCCTTAATGTGGCCTTCAGTGAGGCTGAGGGAGCACGTGTCAAGAGTCAAGGAGTTAGCAAG GTGGCCATTATTGTGACAGACGGACGGCCACAGGATAACGTACGCGAGGTGGCAGCACGAGCACGAGATGCCGGCATCGAGATCTTTGCTATTGGTGTGGGTCGTGTGGACATGAACACACTGAAGCAGATGGCCAGCGAGCCTCTGGAAGAGCACACCGACTACGTGGAGAGCTACAGCCTCATCGAGAAACTCACCAAGAAGTTCCAGGAAGCCTTCTGCg TCTCAGACCTGTGTGCTACTGGTGATCATGACTGCGAACAGGTGTGCATCAGTACACCTGGATCATTCAAATGCGCCTGCCACGATGGCCACACCCTGAAGGAGGATGGGAGAACCTGCAGTG CCTGCAGTAACTCTGCAACTGACGTTGTGTTCCTGATCGATGGCTCCAAGAGTGTGCGACCAGAGAACTTTGAGCTGGTGAAGAAATGGATCAACCAGATCGTGGACAAGCTGGACGTGGCCGAAAAAGGCGCCCATGTGGGGTTGGTGCAGTACTCCAGCACCGTCCGACAGGAGTTCCCTCTGGGTCgcttcaacaacaaaaaagacctGAAAGAAGCGGTCAAGAAGATGGATTACATGGAGCGTGGAACTATGACTGGACAG GCCCTGAACTTCATCGTGGAGAACAGCTTCACTGTCAACCAGGGGGCCCGTCCGGGTGTAGCCAAAGTGGGCATCGTCTTCACTGATGGCCGCTCTCAGGATTACATCGGCGATGCTGCGCGGAAGGCTAAAGAGAACG GATTTAAGATGTATGCAGTGGGTGTGGGCAATGCGGTGGAGGATGAGCTGAGGGAGATTGCCTCAGAGCCCATTGCTGACCACTACTTCTACACGGCTGACTTCAAAGCCATGACGCAAATAGCCAAGAAGCTGCAAATCAACGTTTGCCCAG AGGAGAATCCCTGTGAATGTGACTCCATCGTTAAGTTCCAGAAAAAAGTAGAAGATGCTTTACAGGCATTAACGAAAAAAT TGGAGAGTGTGACAAAGAGGATCGCTGCATTGGAGAACAAGATTGTCTGA
- the LOC121695276 gene encoding uncharacterized protein LOC121695276 isoform X1 yields MSMHDFGSPFLICDEEGDYYQRQQEADEEKEYNEEENERNYAQHNNTSTPEMGKAGDVENTGGRMTTAKMSKDTEENIQEKHEEKPEAQIVKQEEINQAEESEQIEVKEDREMLCLSRRIEGKMSGETDIEEKGRIGSEGEERANADMTLGGVLSVCEQSLEQSVLSAGLAFRHVAQPLQPPDAQPEALALGKPQTGILNSQTLEVSTLLPPMEVQLTQVYTTRQYTRFTGHGHPVLPLTTQAHAPPADHTALPPVPKKKTRTLYSADQLQELERLFQDDHYPDGDRRREIAASVGVTPQRIMVWFQNRRAKWRKTGKGPLKTHKTTQRTSYFSGTVPSVLPQPPTHTQTLPPYSSLIGSLSSPAACVGQVYVSQEGGPPPMHSPPPLRRASLSLSLDPNQHIVNLPTVDTWSNYTDLSSLKMDPQHHVVFVPMSNTMHYPSKTHTHTQPMQHTNTLNQQYLSNLPYINPTYMNSGPTHAGHTHTPTHMTYSLPTTNSLVPACCQQNNQMHQVPSRLCSSEPPPPQPGAFQGPGRLSLHLQPQSHYSTSPLPHTHTHAHTHTNTLFPLHTPLTKDSNPLSSVTMGTQPGPSQTLSSRRESDAHPHSDMHTHPDLQIHTHSDMPFHCDFSPLIL; encoded by the exons GTAGTCCATTCCTGATCTGTGATGAAGAAGGAGACTATTACCAAAGACAGCAAGAGGCTGATGAAGAGAAAGAATATAATGAGGAGGAAAATGAAAGAAATTATGCACAGCATAACAACACCTCGACACCAGAGATGGGAAAAGCAGGGGATGTGGAGAACACGGGTGGGAGAATGACCACAGCGAAGATGAGCAAAGATACAGAGGAAAACATACAGGAGAAGCATGAAGAAAAGCCAGAGGCGCAAATAGTGAAGCAAGAGGAAATTAATCAGGCAGAAGAGTCAGAACAGATAGAGGTAAAGGAAGATAGAGAGATGTTGTGTTTGAGCAGAAGGATTGAGGGGAAGATGAGTGGAGAGACAGACATTGAGGAGAAAGGAAGGATTGGGagtgaaggggaggagagagcgaATGCTGACATGACCCTAGGTGgtgtcctgtctgtgtgtgagcagtcCCTAGAGCAAAGCGTCCTGAGTGCAGGCCTGGCATTTAGACACGTCGCACAACCCCTCCAACCTCCCGATGCCCAGCCAGAGGCACTTGCTTTGGGGAAGCCCCAGACGGGCATCCTCAACTCTCAAACACTGGAGGTGAGCACGTTGCTACCCCCAATGGAGGTACAGCTGACGCAGGTGTACACCACGCGCCAGTACACGCGCTTCACTGGCCACGGCCACCCAGTGCTTCCCCTGACCACGCAAGCACACGCACCTCCTGCTGACCACACCGCACTGCCACCTGTGCCCAAGAAGAAGACACGGACACTGTACTCAGCAG ATCAGCTGCAGGAGTTGGAGCGTTTGTTTCAGGATGATCACTATCCTGATGGAGATCGGAGAAGGGAGATTGCTGCATCTGTTGGAGTCACACCCCAAAGGATCATG GTGTGGTTTCAGAATCGCCGTGCTAAATGGCGGAAAACAGGGAAGGGACCACTAAAGACACACAAAACCACCCAGAG AACATCTTATTTTTCCGGGACTGTTCCGTCAGTGCtcccccagccccccacccacacacagactctcccaCCCTACAGCTCCCTCATTGGTAGCTTGAGCAGCCCCGCAG CATGCGTTGGACAGGTGTATGTATCTCAGGAAGGAGGCCCCCCTCCCATGCATAGTCCCCCTCCACTGCGTAGAgcttcactgtctctctctctcgacccTAATCAACATATAGTCAACCTGCCTACTGTTGACACATG GAGCAATTACACAGACCTGTCGTCATTGAAGATGGATCCACAGCACCATGTTGTGTTTGTGCCTATGTCAAACACAATGCACTATCcgtcaaagacacacactcacacgcagcccatgcaacacacaaacacactcaatcaGCAGTACCTCTCCAATCTCCCATATATAAATCCCACATACATGAACAGCGGCCCGACCCACGCAGGCCACACCCACACCCCTACCCACATGACATACAGCCTGCCAACGACCAACAGTCTGGTGCCTGCCTGCTGTCAACAGAATAATCAGATGCATCAgg TGCCGTCACGTCTATGTTCCAGTGAGCCGCCCCCACCCCAGCCAGGTGCATTTCAGGGGCCTGGACGCCTCTCCCTTCACCTGCAACCGCAATCCCACTACAGCACCTcacccctccctcacacacacacgcatgcacacactcacacaaacacactcttccCCCTCCACACCCCTCTGACCAAAGACAGCAACCCCCTCAGTTCCGTAACCATGGGAACCCAGCCAGGGCCCTCACAGACCCTGTCCAGCAGGAGAGAGTCCGACGCTCACCCACACTCTGATATGCACACGCACCCTGACctacagattcacacacactcagacatgccGTTCCATTGTGACTTCTCCCCCCTCATCCTGTAG
- the LOC121695276 gene encoding uncharacterized protein LOC121695276 isoform X2: protein MGKAGDVENTGGRMTTAKMSKDTEENIQEKHEEKPEAQIVKQEEINQAEESEQIEVKEDREMLCLSRRIEGKMSGETDIEEKGRIGSEGEERANADMTLGGVLSVCEQSLEQSVLSAGLAFRHVAQPLQPPDAQPEALALGKPQTGILNSQTLEVSTLLPPMEVQLTQVYTTRQYTRFTGHGHPVLPLTTQAHAPPADHTALPPVPKKKTRTLYSADQLQELERLFQDDHYPDGDRRREIAASVGVTPQRIMVWFQNRRAKWRKTGKGPLKTHKTTQRTSYFSGTVPSVLPQPPTHTQTLPPYSSLIGSLSSPAACVGQVYVSQEGGPPPMHSPPPLRRASLSLSLDPNQHIVNLPTVDTWSNYTDLSSLKMDPQHHVVFVPMSNTMHYPSKTHTHTQPMQHTNTLNQQYLSNLPYINPTYMNSGPTHAGHTHTPTHMTYSLPTTNSLVPACCQQNNQMHQVPSRLCSSEPPPPQPGAFQGPGRLSLHLQPQSHYSTSPLPHTHTHAHTHTNTLFPLHTPLTKDSNPLSSVTMGTQPGPSQTLSSRRESDAHPHSDMHTHPDLQIHTHSDMPFHCDFSPLIL, encoded by the exons ATGGGAAAAGCAGGGGATGTGGAGAACACGGGTGGGAGAATGACCACAGCGAAGATGAGCAAAGATACAGAGGAAAACATACAGGAGAAGCATGAAGAAAAGCCAGAGGCGCAAATAGTGAAGCAAGAGGAAATTAATCAGGCAGAAGAGTCAGAACAGATAGAGGTAAAGGAAGATAGAGAGATGTTGTGTTTGAGCAGAAGGATTGAGGGGAAGATGAGTGGAGAGACAGACATTGAGGAGAAAGGAAGGATTGGGagtgaaggggaggagagagcgaATGCTGACATGACCCTAGGTGgtgtcctgtctgtgtgtgagcagtcCCTAGAGCAAAGCGTCCTGAGTGCAGGCCTGGCATTTAGACACGTCGCACAACCCCTCCAACCTCCCGATGCCCAGCCAGAGGCACTTGCTTTGGGGAAGCCCCAGACGGGCATCCTCAACTCTCAAACACTGGAGGTGAGCACGTTGCTACCCCCAATGGAGGTACAGCTGACGCAGGTGTACACCACGCGCCAGTACACGCGCTTCACTGGCCACGGCCACCCAGTGCTTCCCCTGACCACGCAAGCACACGCACCTCCTGCTGACCACACCGCACTGCCACCTGTGCCCAAGAAGAAGACACGGACACTGTACTCAGCAG ATCAGCTGCAGGAGTTGGAGCGTTTGTTTCAGGATGATCACTATCCTGATGGAGATCGGAGAAGGGAGATTGCTGCATCTGTTGGAGTCACACCCCAAAGGATCATG GTGTGGTTTCAGAATCGCCGTGCTAAATGGCGGAAAACAGGGAAGGGACCACTAAAGACACACAAAACCACCCAGAG AACATCTTATTTTTCCGGGACTGTTCCGTCAGTGCtcccccagccccccacccacacacagactctcccaCCCTACAGCTCCCTCATTGGTAGCTTGAGCAGCCCCGCAG CATGCGTTGGACAGGTGTATGTATCTCAGGAAGGAGGCCCCCCTCCCATGCATAGTCCCCCTCCACTGCGTAGAgcttcactgtctctctctctcgacccTAATCAACATATAGTCAACCTGCCTACTGTTGACACATG GAGCAATTACACAGACCTGTCGTCATTGAAGATGGATCCACAGCACCATGTTGTGTTTGTGCCTATGTCAAACACAATGCACTATCcgtcaaagacacacactcacacgcagcccatgcaacacacaaacacactcaatcaGCAGTACCTCTCCAATCTCCCATATATAAATCCCACATACATGAACAGCGGCCCGACCCACGCAGGCCACACCCACACCCCTACCCACATGACATACAGCCTGCCAACGACCAACAGTCTGGTGCCTGCCTGCTGTCAACAGAATAATCAGATGCATCAgg TGCCGTCACGTCTATGTTCCAGTGAGCCGCCCCCACCCCAGCCAGGTGCATTTCAGGGGCCTGGACGCCTCTCCCTTCACCTGCAACCGCAATCCCACTACAGCACCTcacccctccctcacacacacacgcatgcacacactcacacaaacacactcttccCCCTCCACACCCCTCTGACCAAAGACAGCAACCCCCTCAGTTCCGTAACCATGGGAACCCAGCCAGGGCCCTCACAGACCCTGTCCAGCAGGAGAGAGTCCGACGCTCACCCACACTCTGATATGCACACGCACCCTGACctacagattcacacacactcagacatgccGTTCCATTGTGACTTCTCCCCCCTCATCCTGTAG